The sequence TATcatttctgtttttaaaaacaaaatacaagaaGTGTATCCAAAAGATAATTGATTgacttaaatttattattattattatcattctttAAGAAAGCCTAAATTTGTCTCTTTGAAGAAGTGAATGCAACAATTGTATTTTGTGTGGAGTAAGCTAGGGGAACcggttaaaaaatttatatatggaTGCTTATATTTTAATTTGGGTTCTGCAACCAGAGATGATCTGTCATATAATAAAGCAATGGAGTATTGGGTTTGTTCTTGGTTTGCTTATTTGGTTATCTTTCCAACATGTTTTGCTTATTTTCTTGCCAgggtttaattttgtaaaatccCATGATCCATGTACTGGAAGAGAAGTTTTTGAATGTCCAGTTTCTTCCTGCATTAGAGATTCTCAATTTGTTCTTTATACCTTAACTTGTTATTATTGCCTGAAACAacgatttaaaagaattttcaaatagtGCTTCAAAAAACTTATCATCATGCATATGATCACAATGTGTAAATTATTGAGACTTGTGAAGCTGGTCCTGAATAGTTGGAAATTTAAGGGCTTATTTttttgttgctgctgctgcatATGATTGCAAAAAATGGGTACATGAAATGTCATGAGTCCAAAAGGTTGTGTTGTGACACCGTAATGCTAGAGGCATTTTtctgttaaatattttttgaaagaaatggaGGATACAATGAATGATCATGTATAGAAAACAGGGAAATGCAGAATTTTTATTGTTGCTAGCCAATATATATATGCATTCCATACtgcttaaaaaattttatttccagaGAATTTTACAAATTCATGTTTTGGGAAACAATCATATTGTTCAATACTTCATTTTCCACTTTCAAGGTTCTCAAAACTTACATTTTAATGTCACTTTTAAGTAATTGTGACTTCTTGTTACTTTTGCAGTTGGATCAGGAGGATCTTACATTTCCTCAAGTTGCAACAATGGATTCTGTGAAGGTAAGGACCTGCCCCATTCTATCATTGATAATTCAGGGTTTTATAATAATCAGGGTTTCCCTTTGGTGTGGTGTAATGCAACCGTTGGCTGCTTATCCAGATTTGGTTAGGGACTATGATCCCATTTCCCTTTTAACAATCTGTATCCATTTGCTCTGGTGACTAAACAATTGGATTCAACATACTCTAATCCTTACTGCTTCTTTTGGAACATGGAAAGTATGAAAGAAAGTAACAGGGAAGGAAaggataggaaaaaaaaaatgtttgaacttgataattttttcttttttattaggtTTCTCTATTGTTATTCCTCTTTTATGTAGagaataaagaatttaaatttgtacaagttttttaaaaattctcattaTAGTTTCCTTGTCTTTTTTCATAACAAACCAAACAAGGGGATTTCAgattcctttctatttttttccccttttcctaGTGCCATCCATAATCCAAAAGAAGTCTCAGAATTTGGGCTATATCATTATTATAGAgctttttagaattttaaaaatttcaattttattggaTCTTATCCAATTCAGGTTGGAACTTTGTTTTTGGGTATAAAAAACATTCAATCTGCCTTGATGCAGTTTCAGAACCTGgccattttgttatttttaatttctcctttttatttcaaattgaaGAAACTTTAGTCCTTGAAGGTACATCAATCATCTGGTTTTTAAATACCGTGGTCTAACATCTTCCAGCGTAGTTGCAGGAAAATCTAGACAAAAGCTATGTGGATTCTTTTGCTATTAATAGTGAAAGCAGGAAAATCAGCCAATCTGCCCCACTTTTTGCTGAGAAGAAATTTGATTCTGCACGGATGAGAGAAATGCGGCCTCTGTCAACACGCAAGCTTCGGACCTATGTACTACCCACACCAGATGATACAAAGAGTTCAGCTCCTACAAGATCAGATAGTCCGGATTCTCGCCCAATACCCACAAGTTTGAGTGGGCGTCCTCACAATTTGTGGCATTCTTCCCCCTTGGAACCAAAGTATGAAAAGATTTTGGGAGATGACAAAGTTTTTGAATCTACTGCCATGAATGCACAGTCAGTACTCAAAGAGAGCAATACTAATCATGCGTCTAGTGGACTACCCCCTCCTTTGGTTGATGGGCTTCCATTTCGGATGATAAATTCAAGTGTTGTTTCTGATACTAAGAAGGTCAAAAGATACGCTTTTTCTGGTCCATTGACAAGGAACCCATGGTCAACCAAGCCTGGTTTGTCTGCCAGTGATCCTTTGGTCTCAGTGACACAACCCCAATTGTTTTCTGGACCTCTTTTGCGGAGTCAAATGCCGCAtctatcatcatcatcatcacctcCAAGAGTATCTCCAATTGCTTCTCCCTTTTTGTCATCACCCAAAATAAATGAGCTTCATGAGCTTCCTAGGCCCCCTTCCAGTTTGACCTTGAAACCTTCAAGACCTTCAAGTTTGATAGGTCATTCTGCCCCCTTGGTTGCCAGTGGTCCCAACCTTTCTGCTACAAATAAATTGGTGGTGTCAAGTACAGCATCTCGGTTGCCATTACCTCTGCAAGCTGTTCCTCGCAGTTTCTCCACCCCCTCAAGTGGTCAGAAACTGAAGATACCACGTGTTTCTGGACCATCAGAAGCTCCTCAGAATTCAGAGATGGCTGAAAATGTCACTTCACCACCTCTAACACCAATTTCTTTATCAAACATCCAGCCGGCATCAACTTCTTCTGTCAATGATACTAGTCAACTTGGAGGTAATTTTGAAATACAATGCTTTCATCCTCCCCTTTTGTTGTATTAATTGCTGAGTGCTAAAACATGGATCTTATGGGCCTAGGCTTTGATAATCAACATAATTCTTGTCAAGTTTGGGTTACTTCatggaaaattgaattatttcatgcaaaattttcaatagTCCAGTAAGGAAATCAACAGGATAAATTTCTAAATGAAGTTCATGATGGAAAATCCTGTGATATGTAGGGCATTTCTTTTTGGGGGTTCATCATGCCCAACACTCATCCATATGTCACCAGTGTTCCCCCATATATGAGACCTATTTCAACACTTATGAAGGGTTCACTTTTAGGTACCTAAGATGTGTCAAAAGGAAGAGTGCCTATGCCGTCTTGTTACAAAACCTTTTATATGTTATAGCTTCCTTTTGTTCTTCACAGGTTCAttctaaactattttttcaCGTAAACATGCAAACtcaaaagaaagaagattaTATTTCTTCAATCTTTAGATCCACATGGTTCACTCATATGGCCTCATCTAGTGCCTAGATATGGTGAGTGCTCCTATCAGACTCCTGGTGAGGTGTTGGAACATGGTACCTCTGCCCATGTTTGCAAGAAAAAATACTATCAGAGCTAGGACAACACCTAAGGCTTGGCAAACATAGATTTTCCTACTTTATTTCCCTATTTtggcttcttctttttttgtgtgTTATGACGataacacacaaaaaaaaaaaagaagccaaAATGGGGAAATAAACTTGGAAAATCTATGTTTATGACTTTTTGAAGTAAGGAATGCACAAGAACGGAACTCTGTTTCAATCTCACAGGCCTTTTCTCCTCATTCTTAAGATGTGTGCATGTTTCTGGTCTTGAGTGTTAATATACTCAATTGATGCAGGTGCTGAATGATTTTAAGCAATTACATGGGTAATTTTCTTCTCCTAACTTACCAACCAAAAGCAAGGAGGCAAAATTTGTTTCACATAATCTCCAACACTTGCGAATCTGTAAATATATCCAgttgtgtattatttttttgtttcttgtattAGTTTCTGTTAACAGTCATTTGTTATTTAGGGCAGAGTTCATGGAAACTGCCCTATATTCCCTCATTTGAGGAATTTTGTCATGTTGTCAAGTAATTAATAACAGAAtgcctttcttttttcattattattattatttttaattctatttcattttcttttatctggTTCTTTAAGCAACAAATAACACTGCAGTATTATGTTGATttcttttcaagaaccaaacatggtCCTTAGTCATCAATTAAGGATCCAACAAAAATTAGGACAACACCATCCGATTACCTCATAGATGTAGCACCTCCAAATGAACCCAGGTGATTGAGAGGTTGAAATGGTTGGGACATTCCTAATGGTAAGCGAACTAAAACACCTTGAATACATGCTTACTTGATTTAGAGGTTACAAAGTTTGGTACGATTCGCCAACATGACTTGAATCTTATACATTTTTCACAGGTTTAGATTGGGTCTAGTCATGTTTCAGTCAAATTCATATCAACTTGCATAACCTGTTTGATAAACGGGTAGTTTTTGGAATATAAATTTGACCTAAATTgatctatttaataatcatgttgATTAATGTGATGATAACTATAACGTATTTCTCCTATTTAAGTGAATAGGTCAATTGAGTCATAAACATGTCAAGTTGAGAAGTTAATTATGTTGACTCAAATAAGATCTAATTTGACTTGATTGTTAAATGGATTATATGACATATtaccaatttaataattaagttgtGTTTGGGTATATGTTTTTAGTCCTATTATTATGTCATATTTAGGTTGATCTATTTAGTCAAGTGCTTGAGTTATGACACGAAAATGACCCATCAACACAAATTACCCCTCTAACTTGGTCACACCTAGGCACCCGTGCAAGTAGAATACAAAATGCATTAGATCGGTATTgctaaaattgttaaaaattatcttATACACAATGCGAACCATGAAAATAGTGAAGAAGGCTTCATTTTCTGAAGTCAATTCATATCTCAACTGTGTAACAGTCTTGGCTCTTGATAGACTGATTGCACACAATGTAgtgttggggggggggggggggggggggggggggggccgCGGGTAGCATCAGCCTGCTTAAGATCGTAGACCTATATACATAGGCATTAAAATACCTATCAAGTGATTAACGATGGCTAGAATTTgtaaattttgatatgaaaatgtagGAATTGCATGTGCTCAACTGTAAGGTTTATTTTGTAGACTGCAGTatgatccattttttttttcttttactaggAGTTCTATGTAATTCAGCTTCCAAGCTTTTTTTTGTAGACTGTAGGAGGTTTCGTTTTGGCTTAGTATATATAGAGAGGATTCATTTTGCTATATTGAAATGAtgtttttggaagtgattttcTTGCATGCTGACGGAGAGTCTTGTGCTTGAAATTTTGTACTAGGAGTTGTTATTACGACCAGGAactgattttttaaaactgttttttgtttctcagaataaaaaaattggaaaacatgtttgacaatcaaaaaacgtaaaatggttttttgtttttgaaaacaaaaaataatatgttttgaaataatatcttttagttattttcaaatgttttcatttgttttacaAGGATtgcttgaaaaaataattatacatgaaaaatgcttaaaaataaaatgctatatatataaatcattttaaaaatatatttaaaaatataaaaaatgagttaaaaacaTTTAGGTTCTTAAACAAacacttgttttataaaacattataaaatagttttcaatttttttttaataactaatttttagaattatttttttaaatagttaccaaatataTCTGAATTTGCAATACAAGCTTAAGACGTTTTTaaggttttaaataaaagagtttacattttaaatttatgattcacttttatttacatgtttaattatcttattatatttatatattttttataataaatatttttttgtttatataatattaatttttaatcttattatatttatttatctttgataataaataattatttgtattttctcatttatttacataatattaaCACTTAATGaaggttaaaaaaaacataggttctattttaaattaatgattttcatttgtttatataatattaatatttatttaatgcaAAGTggattaatatatttatattattcatatttatgaattttttatttattttattatggatATTGAAAGgtgaaaaaatatgttttatttcaaatttatgattttcatttgtgtatataatattaatatatgctatcttattatattcatatatcttttttagaataaataattttttttattctttcattccattatataatatcaacatttattatttcatatcttTATAATAAATTCGCATTTATGTATCTTtaaaaagcttaaaaaaatatgagttttattttaattatatgttctttttaaaatttatgactttcatttgtttatataatattaatatttctttgatATAAACCagatttatgaattaataataaattcatattcattgcataatattaatgtttgtttgatataatccacaataaaatttgttataatgatttttttaggtATAAAATGTTTAACGTGTAAGTGTACTTTCAAATGTAATATAGATTTATAGGGTGTTTtcagtaataattaaaaatatgaagaatatattttgaaaatgtttatattGTACATATAgtatttttatggaaaatatactgggaaaactatttttcatatttaaattttaaaatagtattttgcTGAAAAGTAGTTTTTGAAAACGGGTTTCAAAAGATATTCTTTAAGAATTGTGCTGAAAAACTGTTTTCTCATAGCTATTTTCAACACTAACCttcaaaaatattgaaagaCTATCCAAGTCTCTAAATTTTTTGACTTAaaatccccttttttttttaagtttgtactaaaacagttttttaataatttattatgaaatcatattattttttacaataaaattatttaggtattttttataattaattggaTAAAAGGGATGAAATCTTAATTCGTGAATTTGATCCTTAttatgtttttacttgaaaaataactaatttttttatatatcttctataatttcaagtatttacatatagggtttaaaaaaatattatttttatgataaaataataagcATTTTTACTTGAATAAGGTCAAAATATGATTgagggttaaatttcaaattttgggtcatcaatgacccttttaatcaaataaccttaattttttatatagttttatgaaaataataaaaaccccaagaatattttcaaaaaagtcaAGAAACTTATTTCTAGAGATCTTAAATAGAATTTAGTATCTTCATAAGGAATAAGTTAAGAAAATTAGAGTTTGTTGAAGAACTTATTTTAAGGGTAAGGGTGTTtcttagaatatattttaattatattcatgtattttctaataattgttttaaaaagaaatggtataaatataaataaaatttagttttaagaaatatttgaaaatatggaaaagatgaaaaacatttttaaatttctaaaccAATCTTAGTTCTAAAATATATCCTacaacatttttcaaataacaccctatttttcatatttgaggaCAAAATTCAAGAGCAACTATTCCTAAAACTTTCTTTTGAAAAGCTATTTAAAAACTGCCTTATAATATTTTGCtggataaaaatagaatttaaaatgtttttaaccaatttcataattttaagtatgtttttaaaaaacctttcatatgtaatattttatttttaattgttcttcatatttatataattattcttcgaatacaaataaaaataattgaaagatGTTTCTTAAAAATACCTTTTACCTTAAATTACtctaaattttagaatttaaaaaggaaaaaccattttttgcTTTCTGAATACCAAATATGATACAGGgtcatgtatttttttatagcCATTTCATGTTCCTCAAAAGAAACAGCAGGAGACTCGAACCTTAATTCCCATCCATTCGACCACTGAATCAAAGATTCATTAGCCCATTCCCCTCCTTGACTGAGGATGATATCTGGCTTAAAGTAGGGCTGATGCAAAATAGTTTTCATGTCTGAGTGCAAAGATCTTATTCTTCAACCCCTTCATTATTATGCACAAAGGAAAGTACAAGGGTCAACCAGTGTGTCCTTGTATCTCTTTCAAGTCTGTGCATACCCATTCAACCTGTCCCAACAAGACACCCCCAAATGTAACCTTACCCAAAGTACTATCTTCATGGTTGCATATGGAATTTACTTGATAAATAAAACACAGAACATCCCCTTTTTCTCCATTCTCTTTATTTCTATATAATACAGTGACCATTCTTGAACCAAAAACCACCTTCAAATGCATAAAGGGCAGAGGGCATAGACTGTTAGACATAgcagaagatatatatatattttacaccGAATGACATAAAAAAAGGTGGTTGAACTTGAAACCCATTCTGACATGGAGACGGAGAATCTCTGGACTTGACACAAGGAAACTTGTTTCAGTGTTTCAAGTATATTAATCATTATAGAAAAAGAACTATGGCCCTCCCCATATTCTTCACTTGCAGCCTCCTCTCGTGTCATATCTTACAAACCCCATCAGCTCTGGCCCTTCCAATCTTGGGTTATTCATAAAACTGCACACCCATAAAACAAGAGAGATAAGACAACCCCCTAAAGTCAAAAAATTCAGATCCTAATGTCCTTACTCCTCAGTCCTTACCTTTCCTCTGAGAACTTAGAGAAGGAACCAGTGGTTGGGATTGTGCCACACAAATCGTTGTTTGACACATCACTGCACaaaatttagattaatatgatgAGGCTGATTGGAGGTTGAGTTATCAATGTCACAGAAAAGCTtacagagaaaaagaaaaaaaaagaaaaaaaaaagaaaaagaaaaaaaaggaagatgagAGGATAGGGTGGGTTTAGGGCATCATTACAGGATCTTAAGGCTTCCAAGCTTGGTAAGTTCTCTGGGTATTGTTCCACTCAACCTGTTGCTGTTCAGTCTCCTGCATGAACAATTACGTGAGTCAGGACTAAAAACAGGCTCATGATTGTGGGTTACAGAGAAACATAGAGTTACATTTATTGAGAAAGCTAGGGCCTTCCCATTTTTAATGGTATCTGACTACCAGACCCTGACACGCCTTATTACATAACCCAAAACGCACCCAAATAGAAGGCATTAAAGATCTTCACCATCTGAGTTTATTCATCAAAAACTCTAGGGACCAAAACCAGATATGCTTGTATGAATCCTTACAGGAATCTGAGATTGGAGAGCTTCGAGAGTGATGGAGGGATTGAACCAGTGAGGTTGTTGTGGAACAGATCCAAGCTTACTAGGTTCTTGAGTCCTCCAAGTTGCACTGGTATTGGACCCACCAAGTTGTTCATATAGAGTTCCCTGTAAACCAGCCCACCAATTCATTATTCCTATTAAATGCTGTATCTGCTCAGACTCCATAGTAGATTTAAGTGATTAATACTTACAGATACTGGAGGCGCTCAAGCTTCCCCAACTCTGGAACTAGATTGCCTGATAGCTTTGCATTTCCAAGGTCACTGCACATcagtatatacatatataaagtCATGTTCTGCCTCTTCAAAAGTAAAGCAGGAGGAGGACATGGGAAGGAAAGTTTATTTACAGTCTGGTGACTCTGTTGTCTGAGTCACAAGTGACATGAAACCATGTACAGGGATCCACCAAAGTTGGATCCCAGCTCTGTAGAACATGCTCTGGGTCCTCCACTGCTCTCCTCAATGCATACAAGGCATCTCCTGCTCAAAGAACAACCCAAcagacaaaagaaaatgaagaagatggtgTGGAACACTCACTTTGAAGAATGCCCAGATGAAAACTCCATGCTTACCTTCCATGTTTGCATTTGTGGGCACTGCAGATGCCCATGTTAGGAGAAAAAGGGCCAGAAGATGATACTGAGCCCAGATCGCCATTCAGAAACCTTCAAACTTTGAGTTGAGCGTTGAGTGATTCTGAATGTTTCTTACTTTCttaatagagagagagagagagagagggagagagagagagagagggagttgTTGTTTAGTTGAAAGCAAAGAGGCAAGGGAATCCAAGCTTTGTTGGGGAATTTATAGAGCCCATAAAAGGACTGGGCACTTCTGTTGGAGTAGCTTAAGAAGTAAATACAAGTTTTTAATGAGCTGTGTCTTGCATCACCTGTTTAGTTGTTTTCATTCCAAACAAAAGCAAACACTTTGTGAGCCCAAAATTGCCCTCCAATACTTGTCCAAAAGACTTATCTGTTCCCTCTTTTCCCTTCAGTATCATGACCAACTTGGCTGTGCAGGTGGAACCAGCAACCCTATTCACAGAGATGGACTCCTCACTCTGTTGGTTGCCCATGCCATGTGAGAAGAACAACATTAAAGGTACCACGCTCCTCTTTCTTCCTATTAAAATGGAACATGTTTCCTTTTTCAATCTCCTTGATCATCAGTCTGACATAAGTTTtgccaaatattaaaaaaaaaaaaaaaaaaattgtttaatttgtgTAGCATTACTGAAAATCCATATCAAGAAAGAAACTCCCAAACTTCCTAGAACTTGGGGTTGTCCAATTTATAGTTAGTGAGTGTTGATTagtttttattaacttaaatttaaatgttttcatgatttattcCTATGTAAAAGGGTGCATTATAGTGAGGCATTTTTAGCTTATTATCTTTGTAACTTAAATTTTTGGGACAAGTTGCTATCTAAtaggatttatttttcaaaaagaaaaagcaaaaaataatgtaaagaTTGTCTTTTTCTTACACCCAAATTAAAAACTGGAAGCTTTTGGACCATTTCAATGTCTGAATATCCTTTATCTTGAGGTTGTCCATTGGgttgttctttctttctttctttttattgtttatgatattttatatatttatagaaattttaaaaacaaatttacaaaaactaataattacAAAACATATTCACAAATTTGAACTTTCATGTGATatctaaatttgaaaacaatttttaaataattaattaactcaTAAAATTTGCtatatttgtaaaacaaaacACCACCCACTTTGTACCAAGGATTCCATTCCACATATCAATGCAGCACAATGTAAAGCTAGAATATATCATCTCAAACCCACCCAACTTTTCAAACCCCTTTTCTGATTCTATACAATTTTCTTACccccaaattaaaaaaagagagagagagagagagagagagagagagagagtatatggaaataaataatatgcaaaTGCATAGGGGTTCAATCATGGTAGTGTAAAAAAAAGGGAGATGGGGGCAGAGAATCTAGACATATCTTTTGAAGTATATTGAAGCCAACGTCTGATAGAAGAGAATAATTGAAAGAGTTTGGGGAGCTGTAGCCTCTGTGGACTGACGCCTGTGTTTGTAAATCTATGTTACACTTACAACCCccctacatatatatatatatatatatatatatatatatatatatatatatataaatataaaggaaGGAAATATGGACGAGTTTCAAAGAATCTACCTTATAGCCCCTTGGGGAATAACTTCACCTTGAAATTTGTGGTGGTCGGTtcactttcctttctttaattTCAACTCTCTGACTTGCTTCAATTAAATACCAGGTTTTCCCTGTTTTACATGGGTCTTTAACGAGGCATTCTCATTTTCTACTTCgggttttgtgttttttgttttggataaatgaagaaaaataagtcaATCCTTTTGGcttattttcctttgatttagGATTAAATTATGGTACCCACAATCAAAGGTTTCATGCCTATGTTTAGATCTCATATTTTGTtagaagaataaagaaaaattagccAATCCTTTTGGCTTATTTTCCCACAATCAAAGGTTTTATGTGTATACCTcatatctagtattttattggaaaaatgaaaaaaaaaaaaaaaaaagtcaatcccttttatttatttattttcttttaatataaagtCCATTCATGGTAACCATATAAATCTCATATatttattggaaaaataaataaaaataagtcgGTCCTTTgggtttatttttctttgatctaGGGTTAAATTTTGATACCCATAATAAGAGGTTTTATGTGATATCTCGATCtcatattttgtaatataatCAAGCCACGTTTCTTTATATATTgagcaattttttaaaattctgattactttatatcatatatattgttattttatattttaatttcgtTAATTTCTATTGGGacgtattttatttatattgggAGCTAGTCTTTTCATACCTtcattcaataatataaatctCATCATATATTTAAACCGTTTGGATTAAGAATtagatataatattaaattaataggATAGATTTTCCCTTCAATTGACCtagcaaaataaaattcatataagTTTAAATTATAATCAACATGTTTCATGCATTGTCCCT is a genomic window of Vitis riparia cultivar Riparia Gloire de Montpellier isolate 1030 chromosome 1, EGFV_Vit.rip_1.0, whole genome shotgun sequence containing:
- the LOC117910942 gene encoding leucine-rich repeat protein 1-like is translated as MAIWAQYHLLALFLLTWASAVPTNANMEGDALYALRRAVEDPEHVLQSWDPTLVDPCTWFHVTCDSDNRVTRLDLGNAKLSGNLVPELGKLERLQYLELYMNNLVGPIPVQLGGLKNLVSLDLFHNNLTGSIPPSLSKLSNLRFLRLNSNRLSGTIPRELTKLGSLKILDVSNNDLCGTIPTTGSFSKFSEESFMNNPRLEGPELMGFVRYDTRGGCK